One region of Candidatus Bathyarchaeota archaeon genomic DNA includes:
- a CDS encoding ABC transporter ATP-binding protein, translating into MQTERAITLGSQYAVDLRGVTKRYNELVAVNNISLTVNTGEIFALLGPNGSGKSTTMKMLMGLVPPTAGQVTVLGLDVQKDPVAVKRQVGYVPESPTVYEFLTGIEYLDFIADIYEVSPADKQQRITEYLKALQLEGREGDMINSYSDGMKKKISLISAFIHKPKLLILDEPLNALDPRSARIVKDFLYELKQQGVTTILSTHVLEIAEAVCDRIAIMYQGNILELGNMEELRHRASLPGSGLEDIFLKLTGTGDLRAVVEELLK; encoded by the coding sequence TTGCAGACTGAGCGTGCAATAACATTGGGTAGTCAATATGCCGTTGATTTGAGAGGCGTTACTAAACGCTATAACGAACTAGTAGCAGTAAACAACATTTCTTTAACAGTTAACACTGGCGAAATTTTTGCGCTCTTAGGTCCCAACGGGTCAGGGAAATCCACCACCATGAAGATGCTTATGGGATTGGTTCCACCTACCGCGGGGCAAGTAACAGTGTTGGGGCTTGACGTGCAAAAAGACCCTGTTGCAGTTAAACGTCAAGTAGGCTACGTACCCGAGTCACCCACTGTCTATGAATTCTTAACGGGAATCGAATATCTCGACTTCATCGCAGACATCTATGAGGTATCACCCGCGGATAAGCAGCAACGCATAACTGAATACCTCAAAGCCTTGCAGCTGGAAGGCCGCGAAGGCGACATGATAAATAGCTACTCAGACGGCATGAAAAAGAAAATCAGCCTCATCTCTGCGTTCATCCACAAACCCAAACTTCTAATTCTCGACGAGCCCCTAAACGCTCTTGACCCTCGAAGTGCAAGAATAGTTAAGGATTTCCTCTATGAACTCAAACAGCAAGGCGTCACCACTATCCTCTCAACCCATGTGCTTGAGATTGCTGAGGCTGTGTGTGACCGCATAGCCATCATGTATCAAGGTAACATCCTAGAGTTAGGCAACATGGAAGAGCTTCGTCACCGTGCCAGTTTGCCCGGTTCCG
- a CDS encoding OsmC family protein yields MNFMPELDFVGVANWTGGVECTLSARGKQLATVSPPPSFGGKEGYCTPEDIFAAALASCINTLFLLIAKNSQLVLKNLETKATVKMNVEGMEKLIFTDVHFEMKVGLVEDNERERKKAMMVYGMAQKICPIRQSWGEGVPISFELSFV; encoded by the coding sequence ATGAATTTTATGCCAGAACTTGATTTTGTTGGAGTCGCCAATTGGACTGGAGGAGTTGAATGCACCCTCTCAGCGAGAGGCAAACAACTTGCCACAGTAAGTCCGCCTCCCTCGTTTGGAGGAAAAGAAGGCTACTGCACCCCCGAAGACATATTCGCCGCAGCATTAGCATCATGCATCAACACTTTGTTTCTGTTAATTGCTAAAAACAGCCAACTGGTGCTTAAAAATCTCGAAACTAAAGCTACCGTGAAGATGAATGTGGAGGGCATGGAGAAGCTGATTTTTACTGATGTGCATTTCGAGATGAAGGTGGGTTTGGTGGAGGATAACGAGCGGGAACGCAAGAAAGCCATGATGGTTTATGGAATGGCCCAAAAGATCTGTCCAATTCGGCAATCTTGGGGCGAAGGCGTACCGATTAGTTTTGAGTTAAGTTTTGTTTAA
- a CDS encoding ATP-binding protein: protein MLPDFNTIEKDTEYRKFYFPDDLKNGTVALVFTALIVAGFLVNDYLFFGVSPFFFTLLSLRAAIISIVCAAIYYIHKIKNAQTYDRSVFLVLMVSLIGGGFINMLRPADFVAQAMTTIISVWVFYLVMPYRFIYQSFFSSVATIGEIFIIVFIVHPSNAPVLFTTIFTLFITNIIAGLSSWEMHAYRHRNFNEFLQRKKAQTALEEYSKQLEKIVEERTRELKITERFAAVGATAAMVGHDLRNPLSGISNANYFLRKKYSQQLDQTGKEMLNIIERSVEYSNKIINDLIDYSGNVILDLTPKNSPKTLLQDALSMLKIPANVEVINLTENEPQISLDYVKMKQVFINIIKNAIDVMPDGGKLTLTSHETPNALRISISDTGPGISPEDQNKLFEPLYTTKAKGMGFGLAISQRIVQAHNGQISFQTQEGEGTTFHVDLPLASNAK from the coding sequence ATGCTACCAGACTTTAATACTATTGAGAAGGATACAGAATATCGGAAGTTCTATTTTCCAGACGATCTAAAGAACGGGACGGTAGCGCTTGTTTTCACCGCGCTTATCGTGGCGGGTTTCCTTGTTAACGATTACCTCTTCTTCGGGGTTTCGCCATTCTTTTTTACGTTGCTAAGCCTAAGAGCAGCAATCATATCCATTGTTTGCGCAGCCATCTATTACATTCATAAAATCAAAAACGCCCAAACATATGACCGCTCAGTCTTTTTGGTTCTAATGGTGAGTTTGATTGGCGGCGGTTTCATAAACATGCTTAGACCCGCCGATTTTGTTGCTCAAGCCATGACAACCATAATTTCTGTCTGGGTATTCTACCTCGTTATGCCTTATCGTTTCATATATCAAAGTTTTTTCTCGTCAGTTGCAACCATTGGAGAAATCTTCATCATAGTCTTTATTGTACACCCCTCAAACGCGCCAGTTCTTTTTACAACAATTTTCACACTATTTATAACCAACATAATTGCAGGGTTGAGTTCATGGGAAATGCATGCCTACCGTCACAGAAATTTCAATGAATTCCTACAACGCAAAAAGGCTCAAACTGCTCTTGAGGAATATTCAAAGCAGCTTGAAAAAATCGTCGAGGAACGTACACGAGAACTTAAAATCACAGAACGATTCGCAGCAGTAGGAGCTACCGCCGCCATGGTTGGCCATGACCTCCGTAACCCCCTCTCAGGCATATCTAACGCTAATTACTTTTTGAGAAAAAAATACAGTCAACAACTCGACCAAACCGGAAAAGAAATGCTCAACATTATCGAACGAAGCGTTGAATACTCAAACAAAATCATCAATGACCTCATCGACTACTCTGGAAACGTAATCCTTGACTTAACCCCGAAAAACAGCCCCAAAACTCTCCTTCAGGATGCTCTATCAATGCTTAAGATCCCTGCTAACGTTGAAGTCATAAACCTAACCGAAAATGAACCTCAAATCAGCCTTGACTATGTTAAAATGAAGCAGGTTTTCATTAACATAATAAAAAACGCCATAGACGTTATGCCTGACGGCGGAAAATTAACCCTAACCAGTCACGAAACCCCAAATGCCCTTAGAATCTCCATTAGCGACACGGGACCAGGAATTTCGCCTGAAGACCAAAACAAGCTTTTTGAGCCACTCTACACTACCAAAGCTAAAGGCATGGGATTTGGCTTAGCAATTAGTCAAAGAATAGTTCAAGCGCACAACGGGCAAATCAGCTTCCAGACTCAAGAGGGAGAAGGAACAACCTTCCATGTCGATTTACCCCTCGCAAGCAACGCAAAATGA
- a CDS encoding ATP-binding cassette domain-containing protein, translated as MPNAIQTHQLTKAYNSFKAVDKLDLSVETGEIFGLLGPNGAGKTTTVSMLCTILKPSSGSATVNGYDIVREANKVRKSIGIVFQDPSIDDRLTGRENLFMHANLYGVPASEQKDRISRILKLVELEDRADDLLRTYSGGMRRRLELGRGLIHYPKVLFLDEPTVGLDPQTRDHIWKYIRELKENHDITVVLTTHYMDEADRLSNRIGIIDHGKLVILDSPSKLKDTLEGDVVIVRSNNSELLTQLVGKWLGLTKTTVVDGALEITARNGKAIMPRIMELATQNNIYVESLLLREPNLEDVFLHYTGRTIREESSKELHGQAAARRRAIR; from the coding sequence ATGCCGAACGCAATACAAACGCATCAACTCACCAAAGCATACAACTCTTTTAAAGCCGTAGACAAACTCGACCTATCAGTGGAAACAGGCGAAATCTTCGGTTTACTTGGACCCAACGGAGCAGGAAAAACCACAACGGTCTCGATGCTCTGCACTATCCTAAAACCCTCCTCGGGCTCAGCAACAGTAAACGGATACGACATAGTACGTGAAGCAAACAAAGTCCGAAAATCCATCGGCATCGTCTTCCAAGACCCTAGCATTGATGATCGCTTGACTGGCAGAGAAAACCTCTTCATGCACGCTAACCTTTATGGCGTCCCCGCGTCGGAACAAAAAGACCGTATAAGTCGCATTCTGAAACTTGTTGAACTGGAAGACCGCGCCGACGATTTATTGCGCACCTATAGCGGGGGCATGAGACGCCGCCTTGAGTTGGGTCGCGGATTAATCCATTATCCCAAAGTGCTTTTCCTTGATGAACCCACCGTAGGTTTAGACCCACAAACCCGAGACCATATCTGGAAGTACATACGGGAACTCAAAGAAAATCATGACATAACCGTCGTGTTAACCACCCACTATATGGATGAAGCTGACCGCCTAAGCAACCGCATAGGCATAATCGACCATGGCAAACTCGTCATCCTTGACAGCCCCTCAAAACTCAAAGACACACTTGAAGGTGACGTGGTAATTGTGCGCTCAAACAACAGTGAGTTATTGACGCAGTTAGTGGGCAAGTGGCTGGGCTTAACTAAGACCACTGTTGTGGATGGCGCATTGGAAATTACTGCGCGCAACGGCAAAGCGATAATGCCACGCATCATGGAGTTAGCAACCCAGAACAACATCTATGTTGAATCGCTGCTGCTACGTGAACCTAACCTCGAAGATGTCTTTTTGCATTATACGGGTCGAACGATTCGGGAAGAATCCAGCAAAGAATTACATGGGCAAGCGGCTGCACGAAGGAGGGCTATTCGATGA
- a CDS encoding ABC transporter permease has translation MSEIRGFYTLWLREIKRFYRDRTRIITSFIQPILWLVVFAAAFSARFTLPSNLSYQQVILPGIVGQTLLFTSMFMGINVIWDKEFGFMKEILVAPVSRLTIFLGKMVGDSSDALFQGIIVFVIGLALGIPIEPITVLYALPIMVLITFGLVSIGLTIASFMGNLEGFGAIQTFVNLPLFFLSGALFPLKGGNLPTWLTDIAAFNPLTYGVDALRHVTLGEAWVPLQIQTLGVDLAVVAAFDVVMIVVGTWAFSRMK, from the coding sequence ATGAGTGAAATCCGCGGCTTCTACACGTTGTGGTTGCGTGAAATTAAGCGATTCTACCGTGACCGAACCCGCATCATAACAAGCTTCATACAACCCATACTTTGGCTAGTTGTTTTCGCCGCGGCTTTTAGTGCACGCTTCACTTTACCATCAAACTTAAGCTATCAACAAGTCATTCTGCCAGGCATCGTTGGGCAAACCTTGCTGTTTACGTCGATGTTTATGGGAATAAATGTGATTTGGGATAAGGAATTCGGGTTCATGAAGGAAATTTTGGTTGCTCCCGTTTCCCGCTTAACCATTTTCCTCGGCAAGATGGTGGGAGACAGTTCAGATGCGCTCTTTCAGGGCATAATCGTATTCGTAATAGGTTTAGCGTTGGGCATACCCATCGAACCCATAACCGTGCTCTATGCCCTGCCTATTATGGTGCTCATCACCTTTGGGTTAGTAAGCATCGGCTTAACCATCGCCAGCTTCATGGGCAACCTCGAAGGATTCGGCGCCATCCAAACCTTCGTGAACCTCCCCCTGTTCTTCCTTAGCGGCGCATTATTCCCCCTCAAAGGCGGCAACCTGCCCACATGGCTAACCGACATAGCAGCATTTAACCCGCTAACCTACGGCGTAGACGCACTAAGACACGTCACGTTAGGCGAGGCGTGGGTTCCCCTGCAAATCCAGACCTTAGGCGTAGACCTCGCCGTCGTCGCAGCCTTTGATGTTGTTATGATTGTTGTTGGAACTTGGGCATTTAGCCGCATGAAATAG
- a CDS encoding iron-sulfur cluster assembly protein, which yields MTEIEDKVRQAVGKVVDPETGQTFEEMHMIHSVKETPAGTVTVEFVPTSPFCPIAFKLAADIKASATSVPGVQKAIVLCLGHAMEQQINEMTNK from the coding sequence ATGACTGAGATTGAAGATAAAGTGCGTCAAGCAGTCGGCAAAGTCGTAGACCCCGAAACTGGTCAAACTTTTGAGGAAATGCATATGATTCACAGCGTCAAAGAAACCCCCGCGGGCACCGTAACCGTCGAGTTTGTACCTACCAGCCCTTTCTGTCCTATCGCGTTTAAACTTGCCGCCGACATCAAAGCATCAGCCACATCAGTTCCCGGCGTACAAAAAGCAATCGTGCTCTGCCTCGGGCACGCCATGGAGCAGCAAATTAACGAAATGACCAATAAGTAG
- a CDS encoding PQQ-binding-like beta-propeller repeat protein, with the protein MSKTTNIQRNKTLTGIAIISLLAISLFTATMPLAAAADRPTYAFINVAPNPIGVGQTATVVMWLDVLPPVFTNGSETSWLNYYVNITKPNGEVEHEGPFTSDPVASGYFTYTPTETGNYTFVFSFPGQDAIDGLHYKASVSPTVTLTVTEEQVGYYPSSALPTDYWSRPIYGENREWAMIGGNWYGITLTFGSGATSQGAFNPYTTAPESAHIVWNKQLQWGGIVGGNNSNVAYYTGLSYEGRFAPIIMNGVLFYNLPNANSGSGGGAVAVDLRTGEQLWYQNITLSCGQVFDYESPNQHGAYAYLWQTGSTYRMYDPLTGNLLLTLANASTGRMTFGEHGELLVYVLNSRNHWLAMWNSSYAAYNYPGTTGTNAWQWRPPIGQTKDWRAGIQWNVTDLPTVPLMTPTTSLSAATIGQGVLVTAGQASNTTITAVGYSLEDGHQMWVTNITSNVAMRPNYFVVPNGNGVFMFFQQETMQFYAYNIQTGKLSWGPTDPYDNAWGMYTSSSGGLGASNPQIAYDTLYSVAYDGKVHAYDVETGDHLWDFSTGNAGFETAYGTYPLGGGYFAIADDKVYAATGEHSPNSPMWRGGGIYSVNATTGNGVWNLTGWWQNPAIADGYLTAFNNYDGYIYSIGKGQTSTSVTAPMTEVTVGTQMVIQGSVLDQSPGAPDTPAICDEYMTQWMEYLYMQQTKPYDAYGVAVSIDAIDPNGNYVHLGDTVSDASGHYGYAWETPNVPGQYTIISSFKGSNSYYSSSAETTAIVSEPAATATPTPTPVQPATDTYVIGMGIAIIITIAIIGAAILLTLKKRP; encoded by the coding sequence ATGTCTAAAACAACAAACATACAAAGGAATAAAACCCTAACCGGAATTGCCATAATTTCACTATTGGCAATTTCGTTGTTTACCGCAACAATGCCTCTAGCTGCCGCTGCTGACAGACCAACCTATGCCTTCATTAACGTCGCACCTAACCCCATCGGCGTTGGCCAAACCGCCACCGTCGTCATGTGGCTTGATGTCCTACCACCAGTATTCACAAACGGGAGCGAAACATCATGGCTTAACTACTACGTTAACATAACCAAACCAAACGGTGAAGTTGAACACGAAGGACCCTTTACCTCTGATCCAGTAGCCTCAGGATACTTCACATACACTCCGACTGAAACAGGAAACTACACATTCGTATTCTCATTCCCCGGACAAGATGCAATCGACGGCCTTCACTATAAAGCATCAGTTAGCCCAACAGTTACCTTAACAGTCACTGAGGAACAAGTAGGTTACTATCCATCGAGTGCATTACCAACCGACTATTGGAGTCGCCCCATCTACGGTGAAAACCGAGAATGGGCGATGATTGGCGGAAACTGGTATGGCATAACCCTAACCTTCGGATCCGGCGCAACCTCTCAGGGAGCTTTCAACCCCTACACAACAGCACCCGAATCTGCCCACATTGTCTGGAATAAGCAACTCCAATGGGGCGGCATAGTCGGCGGCAACAACAGTAACGTCGCATACTACACTGGCTTATCCTACGAAGGAAGATTCGCACCAATCATCATGAACGGTGTCCTATTCTACAACCTTCCAAACGCTAACAGTGGATCAGGCGGAGGAGCAGTTGCAGTCGATTTACGCACTGGCGAACAACTCTGGTACCAAAACATAACACTCTCATGCGGTCAAGTATTTGATTACGAATCACCCAACCAACACGGAGCTTATGCATACCTCTGGCAGACTGGATCAACATACCGTATGTATGACCCCCTGACAGGAAACCTGCTCTTGACACTTGCCAACGCTTCAACAGGCAGAATGACCTTTGGTGAACACGGCGAATTACTTGTCTACGTACTTAACAGCCGAAACCATTGGCTTGCAATGTGGAACTCAAGCTACGCAGCGTATAACTACCCCGGTACAACTGGAACTAACGCTTGGCAGTGGAGACCCCCAATCGGACAAACAAAAGACTGGCGAGCAGGCATACAATGGAACGTAACCGACCTCCCAACTGTCCCACTAATGACCCCAACAACTAGTCTCAGTGCTGCCACCATCGGCCAAGGCGTTCTCGTTACAGCGGGCCAAGCGAGTAACACCACAATCACAGCAGTAGGCTACTCACTGGAAGACGGGCACCAAATGTGGGTAACCAACATTACAAGCAACGTTGCAATGCGTCCAAACTACTTCGTTGTCCCCAACGGAAACGGTGTCTTCATGTTCTTCCAACAGGAAACAATGCAATTCTACGCTTACAACATCCAAACGGGCAAACTATCCTGGGGACCAACGGACCCATATGACAATGCATGGGGTATGTACACTTCCAGCTCAGGCGGTCTGGGCGCTTCAAACCCACAAATTGCCTATGACACCCTCTACTCAGTTGCCTATGATGGAAAAGTCCATGCGTACGATGTAGAAACAGGCGACCACCTATGGGATTTCAGTACTGGCAACGCAGGATTTGAAACAGCTTACGGAACCTACCCGTTAGGCGGCGGATACTTTGCAATCGCTGACGACAAAGTCTATGCAGCTACCGGCGAACACAGTCCTAACTCCCCAATGTGGCGTGGCGGAGGAATCTACAGCGTTAACGCTACAACAGGCAATGGAGTCTGGAACCTAACTGGCTGGTGGCAGAACCCCGCAATCGCGGACGGCTACCTAACAGCATTCAACAACTATGATGGCTATATCTACAGCATCGGCAAAGGTCAGACCTCAACATCAGTAACTGCACCAATGACTGAAGTAACAGTCGGCACACAAATGGTCATTCAAGGCTCAGTTCTGGACCAATCACCAGGTGCACCTGACACACCAGCAATCTGCGACGAATACATGACCCAATGGATGGAATACCTCTACATGCAGCAAACCAAACCTTATGACGCATACGGTGTTGCAGTATCAATCGACGCCATTGACCCCAACGGCAACTATGTCCACTTAGGAGACACTGTAAGCGATGCAAGCGGCCACTACGGATACGCTTGGGAAACTCCAAACGTCCCCGGCCAATACACCATCATCTCCAGCTTCAAAGGCAGCAACTCATACTACAGTTCATCTGCTGAAACAACCGCAATCGTCTCAGAACCCGCAGCAACAGCCACACCCACACCGACCCCTGTTCAGCCAGCAACGGATACGTACGTAATCGGCATGGGCATCGCAATCATCATTACCATCGCCATCATCGGCGCAGCAATATTGCTGACCCTCAAAAAACGACCATAA
- a CDS encoding HIT family protein, which yields MKSEENCIFCQIVAKKSPASILYEDADVMAFLDIRPLHMGHSLVISKDHYIDIFDTPTDILSKIHAVSKQVALAVKQATGSEGISVFQQNGKAAGQDIFHIHVHVVPRFEGTGLPHFSDLKVVERSALDAIAMKIRQQL from the coding sequence GTGAAGAGCGAAGAAAACTGCATATTCTGCCAAATCGTTGCAAAAAAATCCCCTGCAAGTATACTCTACGAAGACGCGGACGTTATGGCTTTTCTAGATATTCGTCCCCTCCATATGGGACATAGCCTCGTCATCTCCAAAGACCACTACATAGACATATTCGACACCCCCACCGACATACTCAGCAAAATTCATGCGGTCTCCAAACAGGTTGCTTTAGCCGTAAAACAAGCAACTGGCTCCGAGGGGATTAGCGTCTTTCAGCAGAATGGCAAAGCCGCTGGGCAAGATATCTTTCATATTCATGTGCATGTCGTGCCAAGGTTTGAGGGCACAGGGTTGCCTCATTTTAGTGACTTAAAGGTTGTAGAGCGCTCGGCGCTTGACGCGATTGCTATGAAGATTCGTCAGCAACTTTGA
- a CDS encoding Lrp/AsnC family transcriptional regulator produces the protein MKELKPIDYKILFELMKDSHRSDRQLAKSLGVSQPTVTRRRAMLEENFIEGYTVIPKFGQIGFEISAITFLKSKLKHQTGEERIQGLQKMKEWYTKQTNVIMVMEGRGMGWDAVCISLHQNFEDFATFIRAHDSELSEWVVESQTFNTDLKGGIVIKPFHLKYLATSKQ, from the coding sequence ATGAAAGAATTGAAACCAATCGATTACAAAATACTGTTCGAGCTAATGAAGGATTCACATAGAAGCGACAGGCAACTGGCAAAATCTCTTGGTGTTTCGCAACCCACGGTCACCCGAAGACGCGCCATGCTTGAAGAAAACTTCATTGAAGGCTACACTGTAATTCCAAAGTTCGGCCAAATCGGCTTCGAAATCTCTGCCATTACTTTTCTGAAAAGTAAACTAAAGCACCAAACTGGCGAAGAAAGAATCCAAGGTCTTCAGAAAATGAAGGAATGGTACACTAAACAAACTAACGTCATAATGGTCATGGAAGGCCGCGGCATGGGCTGGGACGCAGTTTGCATCTCGTTGCATCAAAACTTCGAGGACTTCGCGACTTTCATTCGGGCGCATGATTCTGAACTTTCTGAGTGGGTGGTTGAAAGCCAAACATTCAACACTGACTTGAAAGGCGGAATAGTGATTAAACCGTTCCATCTAAAATATCTCGCAACTTCTAAACAGTAA
- a CDS encoding M20/M25/M40 family metallo-hydrolase — MPVPMLTDIQEEIAHLLSDLIQIDTTNPPGNETRAANFLAQYLARDGFKSEVIESAPGRGSIITRLKGSGEKPNLLLLGHLDVVAANPKEWSLPPFGGTITADGYVYGRGAYDMKGMVAIEVFILKLLKKNNVPIKGDVVLAATADEERGGEDGAGYLLRNHKDKVWCPYIINEGAGLAIPQKKGNLYPIQTAEKGILWFKIKAKGTPGHGSTPNMADNAILRINKVIDRLNQYQHPTLYVSTLKQFLTEAAKLNPDLDEPLNKLLANPQESTQNLKEIAKIDHVLAEEIDPRIKTTLTPTIINGGVKENIIPSECEATFDCRVLPGQSVVQTLETIKSLLSDIGLDKLTFEIIQIHDGNESTTQTPLYKAISDVLHELEPTCGVTPTLTTGGTDSRFFRETGSVCYGVQPMRPDEPNDKLERRMHGIDERITIENLVFGTSVLYEAVKRFLT; from the coding sequence ATGCCCGTCCCCATGTTAACAGATATTCAAGAAGAAATCGCACATCTCCTAAGCGACTTAATTCAAATAGACACCACCAACCCCCCAGGAAACGAAACTCGCGCAGCCAACTTTTTGGCTCAATACCTCGCGCGCGACGGTTTTAAATCTGAAGTCATCGAGTCTGCTCCCGGCAGAGGCAGCATAATCACGAGGCTAAAGGGTTCAGGCGAAAAACCCAACCTGCTCTTGTTGGGTCACCTCGACGTTGTTGCCGCTAACCCCAAAGAGTGGAGTTTACCTCCTTTTGGGGGTACGATAACAGCTGATGGCTATGTCTATGGCAGAGGCGCCTACGACATGAAAGGCATGGTTGCAATCGAAGTTTTCATCCTCAAACTCCTCAAGAAAAACAACGTGCCAATAAAGGGCGACGTTGTGTTGGCTGCAACCGCCGATGAGGAACGCGGGGGCGAAGACGGAGCAGGCTACCTGCTACGCAATCACAAAGACAAAGTCTGGTGCCCCTACATAATCAACGAAGGCGCAGGCTTAGCTATTCCTCAAAAGAAAGGCAACCTGTACCCGATACAAACTGCTGAGAAGGGGATTTTGTGGTTTAAAATCAAGGCTAAAGGCACCCCCGGTCATGGCTCTACGCCCAACATGGCGGACAATGCGATTCTGCGCATCAATAAAGTCATTGACAGACTCAACCAATACCAGCATCCCACTCTCTACGTCTCCACCCTTAAACAGTTCTTAACAGAAGCCGCAAAACTCAACCCAGACCTTGACGAGCCCCTCAATAAGTTGCTGGCTAACCCTCAAGAAAGCACACAAAACCTCAAAGAAATAGCTAAAATAGACCATGTGCTTGCGGAAGAAATTGACCCCCGAATCAAAACCACACTAACTCCAACCATCATCAACGGCGGAGTCAAAGAAAACATCATTCCGTCTGAATGTGAAGCTACATTCGACTGCCGCGTTTTGCCCGGTCAAAGCGTGGTACAGACCTTGGAAACCATCAAGTCCTTGCTTAGCGACATCGGCTTAGACAAACTGACCTTTGAAATAATTCAAATTCATGATGGCAACGAATCCACCACACAGACACCTCTCTACAAGGCTATTTCGGATGTGCTGCATGAGTTGGAGCCCACTTGCGGCGTTACACCAACCCTTACCACTGGCGGTACTGATTCTAGGTTTTTCCGTGAAACCGGAAGCGTATGCTACGGGGTCCAGCCAATGCGTCCCGATGAACCAAACGATAAATTGGAACGGCGCATGCATGGCATAGATGAACGCATCACAATCGAAAACTTGGTTTTCGGGACAAGCGTGCTATATGAAGCGGTCAAGAGATTTTTGACCTAA
- a CDS encoding metallophosphoesterase, which translates to MLGEQTLTNKKTPDFQATKTIGLISDTHVPKRAMCIPQRVFEIFANADYIIHAGDLVHLSVVDELEQIAPVLAVQGNMDNTEVVEAFPKMNSLKLFDWKIGVIHDPLGEGSNGLRKTAIENGFNVFVYGHTHLANVEWVDNVLYINPGSPTDPVSVMSKPSVALLKVTKETITPQIIEL; encoded by the coding sequence ATGCTCGGAGAACAAACACTAACCAACAAAAAAACTCCCGACTTCCAAGCCACCAAAACCATCGGCTTAATCTCGGACACGCATGTCCCCAAACGTGCAATGTGCATTCCTCAGCGGGTCTTTGAAATCTTCGCAAACGCAGACTACATCATCCACGCAGGCGATTTAGTTCATTTGTCTGTGGTGGATGAATTAGAGCAGATTGCGCCAGTTTTAGCGGTTCAAGGTAACATGGACAACACCGAAGTTGTCGAAGCGTTTCCCAAAATGAATAGCCTCAAACTCTTTGACTGGAAAATCGGTGTAATTCATGACCCACTCGGCGAGGGCTCAAATGGTTTGCGCAAAACCGCAATCGAAAATGGCTTTAACGTTTTTGTTTACGGGCATACCCATCTAGCTAATGTTGAATGGGTGGATAATGTGCTCTACATTAATCCGGGAAGCCCCACGGATCCCGTTTCCGTCATGAGTAAACCATCCGTGGCTCTACTAAAAGTCACCAAAGAAACTATAACGCCCCAAATCATTGAGCTCTAA
- a CDS encoding YkgJ family cysteine cluster protein — protein MRCSHCGVCCTETEMLLSKKDIKRLKERGFSQKQFARFDEQGYATLKNRDGYCVFYDRSKHRCIVYDDRPSGCRVYPVILDEDKGIILDSICQSRGSITPQEKHVKGKRVMKLLEVIDAEASVRRSNKESV, from the coding sequence ATGCGTTGTTCACATTGCGGAGTCTGCTGCACCGAAACCGAAATGTTACTTTCCAAAAAAGACATCAAACGCTTAAAGGAAAGGGGCTTTAGCCAAAAACAGTTTGCCCGTTTTGACGAGCAGGGTTATGCGACGCTAAAAAATCGTGACGGTTACTGTGTTTTCTATGATCGCAGCAAGCATCGATGCATTGTTTATGATGATAGACCTTCTGGCTGTAGAGTTTACCCAGTCATTTTAGACGAGGACAAGGGCATAATTTTGGACAGCATCTGCCAATCCAGAGGTTCCATTACGCCTCAAGAGAAGCATGTGAAGGGTAAACGAGTTATGAAGCTTTTAGAAGTTATTGATGCTGAGGCGTCAGTTCGACGGTCTAATAAAGAATCAGTATAG